One window of Leifsonia sp. AK011 genomic DNA carries:
- a CDS encoding DUF805 domain-containing protein, which translates to MTFFDSITTVFRKFAEFGGRATRPEFWWFTLFSALVAGALGSLNLTSTTGTFDAFRMMGEQATATTTTFYLGSSLAAVWSFVVLLPSLAVTVRRLRDAGHKWAEIFWILLPIAGVIILIVRLCDPTVQLAPQAPAPAAPPAP; encoded by the coding sequence ATGACGTTCTTCGATTCCATCACGACTGTGTTCCGTAAGTTCGCCGAGTTCGGTGGCCGCGCCACTCGACCCGAGTTCTGGTGGTTCACACTCTTCAGCGCGCTTGTCGCAGGGGCTCTCGGGAGCCTCAACCTCACGTCGACCACGGGGACCTTCGACGCCTTCCGCATGATGGGCGAGCAGGCCACCGCGACGACCACAACCTTCTACCTCGGCAGCAGTCTTGCGGCGGTGTGGTCGTTCGTTGTTCTTCTGCCCTCGCTGGCGGTAACTGTGCGCAGGCTTCGGGATGCTGGGCACAAGTGGGCCGAGATCTTCTGGATCCTGCTCCCGATCGCCGGAGTCATCATCCTGATCGTGCGCTTGTGCGATCCGACGGTGCAGCTCGCACCGCAGGCACCCGCGCCCGCCGCACCGCCCGCACCCTAG
- a CDS encoding lysoplasmalogenase family protein: MRRWWGFLPFGAVSVIHLAALALGSQVIATPTKALLMPALLLALLVGLPRIRSEIALWAGLALVFSTAGDILLGVPGEIAFLVGVGAFSLAHVAYLFLYLRPLRTRAIGWRGLFYVAWLGILLLVLLPHIGPLTLPLAAYGLLLCGAAAAALGTTPIIATGALLFLTSDTLLSLKFFVPGFSLWQEDVLIMLVYLAAQGLIIAGTVLAAQRRAAAPLPT; this comes from the coding sequence GTGAGGCGCTGGTGGGGGTTCCTCCCCTTCGGTGCGGTGAGTGTCATCCATCTCGCCGCGCTCGCACTGGGATCGCAGGTCATCGCCACGCCGACCAAGGCGCTGCTCATGCCCGCCCTGCTTCTTGCGCTGCTCGTCGGCCTGCCGCGGATCCGCTCGGAGATCGCGCTGTGGGCGGGGCTCGCCCTGGTGTTCTCCACGGCGGGCGACATCCTTCTCGGAGTGCCCGGGGAGATCGCTTTCCTCGTGGGTGTCGGTGCCTTCTCGCTCGCGCACGTCGCCTACCTTTTCCTGTACCTCAGGCCTTTGCGCACCAGGGCGATCGGATGGCGCGGCCTCTTCTACGTGGCGTGGCTCGGGATTCTCCTCCTGGTGCTGCTCCCGCATATCGGGCCCCTCACGCTTCCCCTCGCCGCGTACGGCCTCCTGTTGTGCGGAGCGGCAGCAGCGGCCCTCGGCACCACTCCGATCATCGCAACGGGTGCTCTGCTCTTCCTCACCTCGGACACCCTGCTGTCCCTGAAGTTCTTCGTGCCCGGGTTCTCGCTGTGGCAGGAGGACGTCCTGATCATGCTCGTCTACCTTGCTGCCCAGGGGCTCATCATCGCCGGGACCGTACTCGCCGCCCAACGTCGAGCGGCCGCACCGCTCCCGACCTGA
- a CDS encoding anti-sigma factor — MQHIDPDVLALLALGEGVADDADRAHLAGCPACTAELTKLSRAAQVGRSTLDAELLTPAPRVWERIAEEVAATTAPSGVASDARTPPVPRIGRRAGRGWAPFAIAAAVVGLLAVGGLAAWQTLRPAASVVVASATLDAFPAWPDATGKAVVEESADGARFVRVTLDVPEDREGYTEVWLISSDATRLISLGTVEGNSGTLPIPAGVDLSVYDLVDVSAEPLDGDPSHSGDSIVRGQLSA; from the coding sequence ATGCAACACATCGATCCTGATGTCCTTGCTCTCCTCGCCCTGGGCGAAGGGGTCGCCGATGACGCGGACCGTGCCCACCTGGCTGGTTGCCCGGCGTGCACCGCCGAGCTCACGAAGCTCAGCCGTGCCGCACAGGTCGGTCGCTCGACGCTCGACGCCGAACTGCTCACCCCAGCCCCACGGGTCTGGGAGCGCATCGCCGAAGAAGTGGCGGCAACGACAGCGCCGTCAGGCGTGGCGAGTGATGCCCGCACCCCACCCGTGCCTCGCATCGGTCGACGCGCCGGCAGAGGCTGGGCGCCGTTCGCCATCGCGGCGGCCGTCGTGGGGTTGCTCGCTGTTGGTGGGCTCGCGGCCTGGCAGACGCTTCGGCCTGCGGCATCCGTCGTGGTGGCCTCGGCGACACTCGATGCGTTCCCGGCCTGGCCCGACGCGACGGGCAAGGCCGTCGTCGAGGAGTCCGCGGACGGCGCCCGATTCGTCAGGGTGACGCTCGACGTACCGGAGGACCGCGAGGGCTACACGGAGGTGTGGCTCATCAGTTCGGATGCCACGCGCCTCATCAGCCTCGGAACCGTCGAGGGCAACTCCGGCACCCTGCCCATCCCCGCCGGGGTCGATCTGTCCGTCTACGATCTCGTGGATGTCTCGGCCGAACCCCTGGACGGTGACCCATCGCACTCCGGCGACTCGATCGTGCGTGGTCAGCTGAGCGCCTGA
- a CDS encoding fructosamine kinase family protein — protein sequence MEAFTKSRQDAPVGFFEAEAAGLDWLTAAHGARTVAVIDVAPGRIRLEWVPEVPPTRTAARAFGSALARTHAAGARSFGAPPDGWVGPLFIGRRPMASAEDATWGGFYARDRVLPFVALAEEAGTIDDAEARDIRRACERIAAGDFDDDEPPARIHGDLWAGNVLWSHDGVVLIDPAAHGGHRETDLAMLHLFGCPYLDDVIEGYRSDGDLATDYERRIPLHQLHPLAVHAAGHGRHYGRALHDAALVVLEL from the coding sequence ATGGAGGCCTTCACCAAATCCCGCCAGGATGCGCCCGTTGGATTCTTCGAGGCCGAAGCGGCAGGCTTGGACTGGCTCACGGCAGCGCACGGAGCCCGCACTGTCGCAGTGATCGACGTTGCCCCGGGTCGAATAAGGCTCGAGTGGGTACCCGAGGTCCCGCCCACTCGAACGGCTGCGCGCGCTTTCGGCAGTGCACTGGCCCGCACACACGCTGCGGGCGCCCGATCCTTCGGGGCGCCACCCGACGGCTGGGTCGGCCCCCTGTTCATCGGCCGCCGTCCCATGGCGAGCGCCGAGGATGCCACGTGGGGCGGCTTCTACGCGCGAGACCGCGTGCTCCCGTTCGTGGCCCTCGCGGAGGAGGCCGGAACGATCGACGACGCAGAGGCACGTGACATCCGCAGGGCCTGCGAACGTATCGCGGCGGGTGATTTCGACGATGACGAGCCGCCTGCCCGCATCCACGGTGATCTCTGGGCGGGAAACGTGCTCTGGTCGCACGATGGTGTCGTGCTGATCGACCCCGCCGCGCACGGCGGTCACCGGGAGACGGACCTGGCGATGCTGCACCTCTTCGGGTGCCCGTACCTCGACGACGTGATTGAGGGCTACCGCAGCGACGGAGATCTCGCCACCGACTACGAGCGACGGATACCGCTGCACCAGTTGCATCCGCTTGCCGTGCACGCCGCGGGCCACGGGCGCCACTACGGGCGAGCCCTGCACGATGCCGCGCTCGTGGTGCTGGAACTCTGA
- a CDS encoding MarP family serine protease, which translates to MTESIFLDVLLIVLLVSYIVYGVRAGLSHAVFAFAGVVAGAIAAYFLVPIISGWVPFPQARPIVVIISVLGLIAMGSTVGALIGRVVRRGFEATPLSGLDRLAGGIATGIAAALVASVLGASVGQLGVPFLSRAIAGSTVLRTISNLTPDPVEAYLAQLRSTVLDNGLPVISDALGIQDPVIPSIDAGSPELTAAAQSVVRITGNALACGIAQSGTGFVVADDRVVTNAHVVAGVTEPVIESPAGQAIAGTVVYFDPVVDLAVLAVPGLTSEPLDLGVTAPPGTDAAVQGYPFGGPFSSIPAGVMAVQVTSVQDIYENSRSPREVYTLASAVREGNSGGPLLSLDGDVIGVVFARSADTADIGYAMTMTELDPVADQAPTLTNAVDTGACTT; encoded by the coding sequence GTGACCGAGTCGATCTTCCTGGACGTGCTGCTCATCGTGCTGCTCGTCAGCTACATCGTCTACGGCGTTCGCGCGGGTCTCTCCCACGCGGTCTTCGCCTTCGCAGGAGTGGTTGCCGGTGCGATCGCCGCGTACTTCCTCGTGCCCATCATCTCGGGCTGGGTGCCGTTCCCCCAGGCCCGCCCGATCGTCGTGATCATCTCGGTTCTCGGGCTCATCGCGATGGGCTCGACGGTCGGCGCCCTCATCGGTCGAGTCGTTCGGCGCGGGTTCGAGGCGACCCCGCTGAGCGGCCTCGACCGCCTGGCCGGAGGGATCGCCACCGGCATCGCCGCAGCCCTCGTGGCATCGGTGTTGGGCGCGAGCGTCGGTCAGCTTGGCGTGCCGTTCCTCTCCCGCGCGATCGCTGGGTCGACCGTGCTCCGCACGATCTCAAACCTCACCCCCGATCCCGTCGAGGCGTACCTCGCCCAGTTGCGATCGACCGTGCTCGATAACGGCCTGCCGGTGATCTCGGATGCCCTTGGGATCCAGGATCCTGTCATCCCGAGCATCGACGCGGGCAGCCCGGAGCTCACGGCCGCCGCGCAGTCCGTCGTGCGGATCACCGGCAACGCCCTCGCCTGCGGCATCGCCCAGAGCGGAACCGGCTTCGTGGTCGCCGACGACCGCGTCGTGACGAACGCCCATGTCGTCGCTGGCGTGACAGAGCCGGTGATCGAATCGCCGGCCGGGCAGGCCATCGCCGGAACCGTCGTCTACTTCGACCCGGTCGTTGATCTCGCCGTGCTCGCGGTGCCGGGCCTCACATCGGAGCCCCTCGACCTCGGCGTGACCGCTCCGCCCGGCACGGATGCCGCGGTCCAGGGTTACCCGTTCGGTGGTCCGTTCTCGTCGATTCCCGCCGGGGTGATGGCCGTACAGGTGACGTCGGTGCAGGACATCTACGAGAACTCACGCTCGCCGCGCGAGGTGTACACACTCGCCTCAGCGGTGCGCGAGGGAAACTCGGGCGGACCGCTCCTGTCCCTCGATGGCGACGTCATCGGTGTGGTCTTCGCGCGCAGCGCCGACACGGCGGATATCGGGTATGCGATGACGATGACAGAACTCGACCCCGTGGCCGACCAGGCGCCGACCCTGACGAACGCCGTCGACACGGGAGCGTGCACGACGTAG
- the rpsO gene encoding 30S ribosomal protein S15 produces the protein MALEASVKKAIIDEYATHPGDTGSPEVQVAMLTQRIKDLTEHLKEHKHDHHSRRGLLLLVGQRRRLLGYLQDIDIERYRSLIERLGLRR, from the coding sequence ATGGCTCTTGAAGCCAGTGTCAAGAAGGCGATCATCGACGAGTACGCTACCCACCCCGGTGACACCGGATCCCCTGAGGTCCAGGTCGCGATGCTCACCCAGCGCATCAAGGACCTGACCGAGCACCTCAAGGAGCACAAGCACGACCACCACTCACGTCGTGGTCTGCTGCTGCTCGTGGGTCAGCGCCGTCGTCTGCTCGGCTACCTCCAGGACATCGACATCGAGCGTTACCGTTCGCTGATCGAGCGTCTCGGACTCCGCCGATAA
- a CDS encoding lipase family protein, with translation MKRFVVLLVAASLLLSGCVWDAERRLEEGALDEISNESFYSVPDDVPAGEPGEVLRSLPILSAPLGVDAWRVIYHTTDVNGRDLLSSAIVAVPEGEPPAGGTPIVSWGHPTTGAAQGCAPSVLIDPFLMMTGLSEFIAAGYAMVATDYPGMAVRGDSSYLIGVTEGNSMLDAARAARTLSPGLSTDVVLWGHSQGGQAALFAGQQAAAGYAPDLDVIAVATAAPAADLSELMTDDIDYMEGVTITAYAFPSFEAAYADRYTKDELTAILTDDGAAAVDELASICLLTQGDRLHAVAKPLIGNFVRSNPATTAPWQTLLAENSAGASPIGVPVFIGQGLADTTVDPSSTTSYVQHLCSTGENVTFREFDGISHLLAGSVSVPDVLPWLRGIREGSAPTGSC, from the coding sequence GTGAAACGCTTCGTAGTCCTGCTCGTCGCCGCCAGTCTTCTTCTGTCGGGTTGCGTCTGGGATGCCGAGCGCCGGCTGGAGGAGGGGGCGCTCGACGAGATCAGCAACGAGTCCTTCTACTCCGTGCCCGACGACGTGCCAGCTGGCGAGCCCGGCGAGGTGCTGCGGTCCCTCCCGATTCTCTCGGCTCCGCTCGGGGTCGACGCGTGGCGGGTGATCTACCACACGACCGACGTCAACGGTCGGGATCTGTTGTCGTCGGCGATCGTCGCGGTGCCCGAGGGCGAACCTCCGGCCGGGGGTACCCCGATCGTGTCCTGGGGTCACCCGACGACGGGCGCAGCCCAGGGCTGTGCCCCGTCGGTCCTCATCGATCCCTTCCTCATGATGACCGGGCTGTCCGAGTTCATCGCGGCGGGCTACGCGATGGTCGCCACGGACTATCCGGGCATGGCCGTGCGTGGCGATTCCTCGTACCTCATCGGTGTCACGGAGGGCAACAGCATGCTGGATGCCGCCCGCGCAGCGCGCACGCTCAGCCCTGGCCTCAGTACCGACGTGGTGCTCTGGGGTCACTCGCAGGGCGGACAGGCGGCACTCTTCGCCGGGCAGCAGGCCGCTGCCGGGTACGCGCCGGACCTCGATGTGATCGCGGTTGCCACCGCCGCTCCAGCAGCAGATCTCTCTGAGCTCATGACCGACGACATCGACTACATGGAGGGCGTGACGATCACCGCCTATGCGTTCCCCTCCTTCGAGGCTGCGTATGCCGACCGCTACACGAAGGACGAGCTCACCGCCATCCTCACCGATGATGGCGCCGCCGCCGTGGACGAATTGGCGAGCATCTGCCTGCTCACCCAGGGTGACCGGCTCCATGCCGTCGCGAAGCCGCTCATCGGCAATTTCGTGCGCAGCAACCCAGCGACAACCGCGCCCTGGCAGACCCTCCTCGCCGAGAACAGTGCGGGAGCGTCACCGATCGGTGTCCCGGTCTTCATCGGCCAGGGGCTCGCGGATACGACCGTCGATCCGAGCTCGACCACGTCGTACGTGCAGCACCTCTGCTCGACGGGGGAGAACGTGACCTTCCGCGAGTTCGACGGTATCTCTCATCTGCTCGCTGGCTCGGTTTCCGTGCCGGATGTTCTGCCCTGGCTGCGCGGCATTCGCGAAGGATCCGCTCCGACGGGGTCTTGCTGA
- a CDS encoding HNH endonuclease signature motif containing protein, whose product MKILDLAPEVNAATAAQTSLYGAMSNTLGAMVDSIEAVDRMINSLQARKLELVDQARQWSEVTQTSSGVSNDRGWTPGVRARRELVAELACVLRIPEPTAETMVATSKALVHELPATLASLSEGRVSLRHAEKLVDESRTVPADALPAFEAAVLPAAECLTVAKFTQKARRLRERLHPETIEARHERALKDRDVVVLPEHDGMASLLVTGSAPLIHAAHHRLNDMAERDRREQGRDSTDDRTIAQRRTDLLLELLIEGQPGDGSVRNIVATLAITVPVLRLLGASDQPATLEGYGPIDIDTALTLAGTAKSFVRVLTDPVTGSVKDVDRECRMPPADLRRWLVIDDETCRFPNCNRPASRSDIDHTNDWFYGGRTAVDNLAHLCLKHHRFKHHTAWTVEQLAGRILRWTSPSGRVYLTYPTSVARYCRDARPRS is encoded by the coding sequence ATGAAGATTCTTGACCTCGCCCCGGAGGTGAATGCGGCGACAGCAGCGCAAACCTCGCTGTACGGGGCGATGTCGAACACTCTCGGCGCGATGGTCGACAGCATCGAGGCAGTTGATCGCATGATCAATTCCCTCCAGGCGCGCAAGCTCGAACTGGTCGATCAGGCCAGACAATGGTCGGAGGTCACGCAGACCTCCTCGGGTGTCTCCAACGACCGCGGGTGGACTCCCGGGGTTCGTGCCCGGCGTGAGCTGGTGGCCGAGTTGGCGTGTGTGCTGCGCATCCCGGAACCCACGGCCGAGACGATGGTCGCCACGAGCAAGGCATTGGTGCACGAGCTTCCCGCAACTCTCGCGTCGTTGTCCGAGGGGCGGGTCTCGTTGCGGCATGCCGAGAAGCTCGTCGACGAATCTCGCACGGTGCCGGCCGATGCTCTCCCCGCGTTCGAGGCAGCGGTACTGCCAGCCGCGGAGTGCTTGACGGTCGCGAAGTTCACGCAGAAGGCCCGGAGACTGCGCGAGCGACTGCACCCCGAGACGATCGAGGCCCGCCACGAGAGAGCTCTGAAAGATCGTGACGTTGTGGTGCTGCCGGAGCACGACGGCATGGCGAGCCTTCTCGTCACCGGCTCCGCGCCGTTGATTCACGCCGCACATCACCGCCTCAACGACATGGCAGAGCGCGATCGCCGCGAACAGGGCAGGGACTCGACGGATGATCGCACCATTGCCCAGCGACGCACAGACCTGCTCCTCGAACTCCTCATCGAGGGACAGCCGGGCGACGGGAGCGTCCGCAACATCGTCGCGACACTCGCGATCACCGTCCCGGTCCTTCGTCTCCTTGGCGCCAGTGACCAGCCAGCAACGCTCGAGGGTTATGGGCCCATCGACATCGATACCGCCCTCACGCTCGCGGGCACGGCGAAGAGCTTCGTTCGCGTCCTCACAGATCCGGTCACGGGCTCTGTCAAAGATGTCGACCGCGAGTGCAGAATGCCCCCGGCGGATCTGCGGAGATGGTTAGTCATTGACGATGAGACCTGTCGTTTCCCGAACTGCAATCGACCGGCATCCCGAAGCGATATCGACCATACGAACGACTGGTTCTACGGCGGCAGAACCGCTGTCGACAACCTCGCTCACCTGTGTCTGAAGCACCATCGTTTCAAGCACCACACCGCCTGGACGGTGGAGCAGCTCGCCGGCCGCATTCTTCGGTGGACTTCGCCCAGCGGTCGTGTGTATCTCACGTACCCGACTTCGGTGGCTCGGTACTGCCGAGACGCACGCCCTCGATCCTGA
- a CDS encoding sigma-70 family RNA polymerase sigma factor has protein sequence MDDDVRLAAAFASGDDAALARVYERWAPLVYTLAIRSLGDIGDAEDVTQKTFVAAWTGRTSFSPERASLSAWLVGIARNKIADTHEARAKIRRLHEQLTTISVDSDWVAEPPDLADTLVVADEIARLEPDAQSVMRLAFFDDLTHNEISDRLGLPLGTVKSHIRRSLQRMRARLEVTYATHRS, from the coding sequence GTGGACGACGACGTTCGGCTAGCCGCCGCTTTCGCGTCGGGCGACGACGCCGCCCTCGCGCGGGTCTACGAGCGCTGGGCCCCTCTTGTCTACACGCTCGCGATCCGATCACTCGGCGACATCGGCGACGCGGAGGACGTGACCCAGAAGACCTTCGTGGCTGCATGGACGGGCCGCACGAGCTTCTCCCCGGAGCGCGCGAGCCTCTCAGCGTGGCTGGTCGGGATCGCGCGCAACAAGATCGCCGATACGCACGAGGCCCGCGCGAAGATCCGCCGCCTCCACGAACAGCTCACGACGATCTCCGTGGACTCTGACTGGGTCGCCGAACCCCCCGACCTTGCCGACACGCTCGTCGTGGCCGACGAGATCGCCCGTCTCGAACCCGATGCGCAGAGCGTTATGCGGCTGGCATTCTTCGACGACCTCACGCACAACGAGATCTCTGACCGTCTCGGCTTACCCTTGGGCACGGTCAAGAGCCATATCCGACGCAGCCTGCAGCGGATGCGAGCACGACTGGAGGTGACCTATGCAACACATCGATCCTGA
- a CDS encoding class F sortase translates to MTQRSTFAPVALLLLAGSLALAGCTPEPVSVEPRAIPTPSATAEAPAIGTHSAALAPVREPVPPVRVQVEGVGIDVSVVPVGVQPDGYMELPPDVAIAGWYRFGSDPGSESGTTVISAHVDSLEYGLGPFSQLKTLGVGAPITVTSSDGTTTTYAVESVQSILKDQLPLDQVFDREGSPRLVLITCGGQFNSEQLNYSDNVVVVAVPQ, encoded by the coding sequence ATGACACAGCGTTCCACGTTCGCGCCCGTGGCTCTCCTCCTGCTCGCCGGGTCACTGGCCCTCGCGGGGTGCACGCCGGAGCCGGTGTCGGTGGAGCCACGTGCCATCCCCACTCCCTCGGCCACGGCCGAAGCTCCCGCGATCGGCACGCACAGCGCGGCTCTCGCGCCCGTTCGGGAGCCCGTGCCTCCCGTCCGGGTCCAGGTCGAGGGCGTCGGCATCGATGTCTCCGTGGTGCCCGTCGGAGTCCAGCCGGATGGCTACATGGAACTCCCGCCCGATGTGGCGATCGCTGGCTGGTATCGGTTCGGGTCCGACCCCGGCAGCGAGTCGGGTACCACGGTCATCTCAGCCCACGTCGACTCCCTGGAGTACGGCCTCGGGCCCTTCTCCCAGCTGAAAACACTCGGAGTCGGTGCACCCATCACGGTGACGAGTTCGGATGGCACAACAACGACCTACGCCGTCGAGTCGGTGCAGAGTATCCTCAAGGACCAGCTCCCGCTCGACCAGGTCTTCGATCGCGAGGGATCACCGCGGCTCGTTCTCATCACCTGCGGCGGACAGTTCAACTCCGAACAGCTCAACTACTCCGACAACGTCGTCGTCGTGGCGGTTCCCCAATGA
- a CDS encoding VanZ family protein → MFARHPVLSLATFAYLALLAWATLTPQSAPASTNLLWRLARFFGRFEATEWLTFSTLEFLANIALFVPLGLFFVLLFGRNRWWIAILIGIVTTLLIEFAQQFIGGRVSDPRDLVSNSIGAVAGTVLGLILTASKARRLRAAESRS, encoded by the coding sequence ATGTTCGCGCGGCATCCCGTCCTCAGCCTGGCGACGTTCGCGTACCTCGCTCTCCTCGCGTGGGCGACCCTGACCCCGCAGTCCGCGCCCGCGAGCACGAACCTGCTGTGGAGGCTCGCGAGGTTCTTCGGTCGATTCGAAGCGACGGAGTGGCTGACGTTCTCGACCCTTGAGTTCCTTGCGAACATCGCGCTGTTCGTGCCGCTCGGCCTCTTCTTCGTCTTGCTCTTCGGGCGGAACCGCTGGTGGATCGCGATCCTCATCGGAATCGTGACGACGCTGCTCATCGAGTTCGCGCAGCAGTTCATCGGGGGGCGGGTCTCCGATCCGCGCGATCTGGTCTCCAACTCGATCGGCGCCGTGGCGGGAACCGTTCTCGGGCTCATCCTGACCGCGTCGAAGGCGCGACGCCTGCGAGCAGCGGAGTCCCGGTCGTGA
- a CDS encoding DUF4397 domain-containing protein, which produces MRNKLAAGIAAGVIAAVGIAGPAQAISDSTADLSVLHAVPGLTVDVWVNGEVLLEDFEPGTLTDALDLPAGDYEVVITAAGDPITSPAIGPATLPLAANTSYTAVAHLAEDGTPTATLFTNDLSTIPAGEGKLTVRHVAAAPAVDILANGAAAFTNLSNPDEVKANLPVGTIEAAVAATGTTDPVIGPAPVTIQEGVNTIVYAWGSLEDDNLDLAVQTISGLHSTPDGVPSGNAGLAADASPAQVAWSFAGALGVLGLLAFALIRMRAAKLTK; this is translated from the coding sequence ATGCGCAACAAGCTCGCCGCCGGCATCGCTGCCGGTGTCATCGCCGCCGTCGGGATCGCAGGTCCCGCACAGGCAATCTCCGATTCCACGGCAGATCTCTCCGTGCTCCACGCGGTTCCCGGACTGACAGTCGATGTCTGGGTCAACGGTGAGGTCCTGCTCGAGGACTTCGAGCCCGGAACCCTCACGGACGCGCTCGACCTGCCCGCTGGCGACTACGAGGTGGTCATCACCGCTGCTGGCGATCCGATCACGAGTCCCGCGATCGGTCCAGCAACCCTGCCCCTTGCAGCGAACACGAGCTACACCGCGGTCGCGCACCTCGCTGAGGACGGCACGCCGACGGCGACGCTCTTCACCAACGACCTCAGCACGATCCCCGCGGGCGAGGGCAAGCTCACGGTTCGCCACGTCGCCGCGGCTCCCGCTGTCGACATCCTCGCGAACGGTGCCGCCGCATTCACCAACCTGTCGAACCCCGACGAGGTCAAGGCGAATCTGCCCGTCGGCACCATCGAGGCCGCCGTTGCGGCCACCGGCACGACAGACCCGGTCATCGGCCCCGCACCGGTCACGATCCAGGAGGGCGTCAACACGATCGTCTACGCGTGGGGCAGCCTCGAGGACGACAACCTCGACCTCGCCGTCCAGACCATCAGCGGTCTGCACTCGACGCCGGACGGCGTGCCCTCGGGTAACGCCGGTCTCGCTGCGGACGCCAGCCCGGCGCAGGTCGCCTGGTCGTTCGCCGGAGCGCTCGGGGTACTGGGGCTGCTCGCATTCGCCCTCATTCGGATGCGCGCGGCAAAGCTCACCAAGTAG
- a CDS encoding LLM class flavin-dependent oxidoreductase has protein sequence MQFGIFSVGDITADPTDGTTPSENDRIKAIVAIAKKAEEVGLDVFALGEHHNPPFFSSSPTTTLAYIAAQTETLQLSTATTLITTNDPVKIAEDYAMLQHLSDGRIDLMMGRGNTGPVYPWFGKDIRDGVDLAIENYALLRRLWSEDVVDWQGKYRTPLQGFTSTPRPLDGVAPFVWHGSIRTPEIAEQAAYYGDGFFANNIFWPKEHYQRLIAYYRQRFEHYGHGTAAQAIVGLGGQAFMAKKSQDAKNQFRPYFDNAPVYGHGPVMEDFAEQTPLVVGSPQEVIDRYASMREFYGDYQRQLFLMDHAGLPLKTVLEQLDILGEEVVPVLRKELAENRPAEVPDAPTHASLVAAAYGDGPVRVAIPNPNRGDNLAGDRPYRDTPARPAPAGSSFGPAATRKAS, from the coding sequence ATGCAGTTCGGAATCTTCTCGGTCGGCGACATCACCGCCGATCCGACGGATGGCACCACCCCGAGCGAGAATGACCGCATCAAGGCCATCGTCGCCATCGCCAAGAAGGCGGAGGAGGTTGGGCTGGACGTCTTCGCACTCGGAGAGCACCACAACCCGCCGTTCTTCTCCTCGAGCCCCACGACGACTCTCGCCTACATCGCCGCGCAGACCGAGACGCTTCAGCTCTCCACCGCGACGACCCTGATCACCACCAACGACCCGGTCAAGATCGCCGAGGACTACGCGATGCTCCAGCATCTGTCCGATGGTCGTATCGACCTCATGATGGGTCGTGGCAACACCGGACCGGTGTACCCCTGGTTCGGCAAGGACATCCGCGACGGTGTTGACCTCGCCATCGAGAACTACGCCCTTCTCCGCCGCCTGTGGAGTGAGGACGTCGTGGACTGGCAGGGCAAGTACCGCACGCCGCTGCAGGGCTTCACCTCCACACCGCGCCCCCTCGACGGTGTCGCGCCGTTCGTCTGGCACGGCAGCATCCGTACGCCCGAGATCGCCGAGCAGGCCGCGTACTACGGCGACGGGTTCTTCGCCAACAACATCTTCTGGCCGAAGGAGCACTACCAGCGCCTCATCGCCTACTACCGCCAGCGCTTCGAGCACTACGGGCACGGCACCGCCGCGCAGGCGATCGTCGGCCTCGGCGGGCAGGCGTTCATGGCCAAGAAGTCGCAGGACGCCAAGAACCAGTTCCGCCCGTACTTCGACAACGCGCCGGTCTACGGCCACGGCCCCGTGATGGAGGACTTCGCGGAGCAGACGCCGCTCGTCGTCGGTAGCCCGCAGGAGGTCATCGACCGCTACGCGTCCATGCGCGAGTTCTACGGCGACTACCAGCGCCAGCTGTTCCTCATGGACCACGCCGGACTCCCGCTGAAGACCGTGCTCGAGCAGCTCGACATCCTCGGTGAGGAGGTCGTGCCCGTGCTCCGCAAGGAGCTGGCCGAGAACCGCCCCGCCGAGGTTCCGGATGCCCCCACCCACGCGTCGCTCGTGGCCGCCGCCTACGGCGACGGACCGGTCCGCGTTGCCATCCCCAACCCCAACCGCGGAGACAACCTCGCGGGTGACCGTCCCTACCGGGACACCCCCGCACGGCCCGCTCCCGCTGGCTCCTCCTTCGGCCCTGCCGCAACCAGGAAGGCAAGCTGA